cccaggagacCACTGAGCCCGGAGCCCCGGGGcgaggtgtgtgttggggggggggaggcattACCATTCAAAGCTCCCTGCCAcaccaacctccccccacccccgcgaggtccccattctcatttttttattatttttcaggcaGCCCGAGTTGTCATTTTCACATTGGGAAGGGAGCCTCGCGGTGCCCACGTTGGCcgcaggtggggcaggggagcaggcgCTGCAGGTCTCCGCTGTAAATCGCTGTCTTTTTGCGGTTGTTGTTCCCTCCGccacccaccgccccccccccccgggttttctttctttcttcccccccccccccctttctttccgCAGCGCAGTTGCTATGGGTTACCAGGGCGGTTGCCATGGGTTACCGGACCGAGGCCGGCTGGCTCGCTACCTGCCACCCAgtcgccgccgcagccgccgccgccgccgccggcggAGCTCCGGGGCGGGAGGAGGCGGGAGCGCGCGTGTGCGGGACGCGGCGCGGGGGAGTGTGCGCGAGCCGCCGAGGCGCCGCAGCCAACGGGCGGTCGAGGGTGCAGCGGCGGGAGCGCCACCgccagtggggtgggggcaaAGCTATAAAGAAGACCCGGAGGTAAGAAACTAACAAAAACACAACCACAAGTTACGCCCGTGCTGTGCCTCCACAGCAGCAAAGACTAGCGGTGTGGGGTTTGGGATGCATCTACACTTCTGTGTGGGAGAGAAAGGGTATTTTCCTCTTTAGCATAATAAGCCATTTGTATAGTGTCGTTAGACTAGAGTTGACATTCAGCAGAAAACcgtagcttaattttttttttcctcttctcttcggtatctttgaaaaagaagtcttcggaattttagagaaagagagaaggatcaTTCACTACCAGAGTTTGCGCAGCTAAAATAAATTAGTGTCCAATGCGGTGTTCATAAGAATGATCTAAAAAAGTTTCCAACAAGAGTGAAGAGCAATTGTGTCTGACTTGAAGGGACAATGGTTACTCGTTTGTGAGATGCATCTGGCAAAGAACAGAGGCaaaatcttttgtaaatatttcaaattttgaagATAATGGTTGCTTACTTCTTCTACAATTTTTGAACCCCCTCTATTACAGTGTATTAATGTCTTATGACCTTTATTTGCAAAGAAAATTGTATCTATGCTTTGAATGTCCAACTGGGGTAATTAATTTCTGATGGCATTTCTTTCTGAAactgtgtttatatataataaagtgaGAGAAGGTCTATAttccaaacaaaaagagaaaattatgttgaaataaatggttttctccattgaaaagATGCTACATTGAATTCATAGGACCAagcaatttaaatattaagaagaaaactATTTAGAAACAGAataagcttttgttttgttgcttttgtctTAAAACTGTAGAGACCTTTCATGGAAAAGGATCTTCTCTTTTATAGCTGAAATACTGAAAAACGTATTTGTACCACAGTAGCAAAACGTATTTGTACCACAGTAGCTCAATAATGATGTATCCTTAAGGCACCAAAAAAACATACTGAGTTCGAAAGAGCATTCAGTTTGCTGTTGGATATAACGGTAATTGTGCCTAGGCTAAATGAATTTGGTTATGTTCTTAATAGccataaaagaaattttattcttttaccttACTACAGTCAGGTTATGGCATATCACTTGTTTGTATTTAATTATTCAATAAAATGTGCATTAGACTTGAAAAGCTCCTGCAAAATACTTAATATCTTAAGTGTCACAACTACTTAAAGataaacatttctgtttttcctcagtaatttttaaaacttgaaattttaaCTGGCCATCTAAATCACTTTCTTCcaagtgagattttaaaaaagccCTAAGTAACAGGTTGTTGACTTTCATTGTCGACACCTCTGGGTTATGTATAAGATCAGTTctcaaacaaaacacataaaatggCTTTACAGGTGAATCATTTGTCCTTTCAGAATTAGCCACGGAGGAAATACAGTTTTGCTGTATGTGAAATCATAAAGCATCCAAGATTAGAATTCCTTACATTTAAGTTCCATTAAAGATAGTTTTAAATAAACATCTATTTAATTTAGTTACTTAGGAATTATGTTCTTTTCCTAAAGAAAGCTTTAGAAAAATACACGAGAGAAATATAAGGGACTAGAAAAAAGCCAAAAAGCCACTGGGGGCTGAAGTTCACCTAAATATCTCAGCTCCAGAAAATCAGTTTTAAGAAGCCAGTGGTTAGATATCACAACCACCAAACCAAGGCTAAAAGCCTCAAATGTGCACAACTATAGTGACTCTTAAACCAAATCCTACCAAAGCTTCTCATTAAAATTTATGGCTTGTTCAAAAACACACTGAATTTAGGTGTAAGTCAGAAGAAATATATCCTCTTGTATAAAATAAGTGATCCAACAAactgaacttatttttttcatgtttaatgtGAAAACGATGATCTTGTGAAGTTTACATACCAC
Above is a genomic segment from Mustela nigripes isolate SB6536 chromosome 4, MUSNIG.SB6536, whole genome shotgun sequence containing:
- the LOC132015869 gene encoding E3 ubiquitin-protein ligase MARCHF11-like; amino-acid sequence: MPSSPLAPAGWAGAGKEAAALRPSAEQRLGSRPRNHGPPPPPSAPAPARPTPTQPPRNPPERRGGCSTRAHKPQGPQETTEPGAPGRGSPSCHFHIGKGASRCPRWPQLLWVTRAVAMGYRTEAGWLATCHPVAAAAAAAAAGGAPGREEAGARVCGTRRGGVCASRRGAAANGRSRVQRRERHRQWGGGKAIKKTRRSLRNFREREKDHSLPEFAQLK